The Manihot esculenta cultivar AM560-2 chromosome 11, M.esculenta_v8, whole genome shotgun sequence genome includes a region encoding these proteins:
- the LOC110627099 gene encoding probable inactive shikimate kinase like 1, chloroplastic, whose amino-acid sequence MYRYRSRELSITNPSMEITAPLLPTIYSSVLLNPQVPCRSLHIHAHQSTRSLRTFVKHKPRFQRPSIFIDFRTPFHNSLTTTCSLPDEAATSAAEVAMDEPSLTVKKKAADISSDLKGTSIFLVGMKSSMKTSLGKLLAEALRYYYFDSDSLVEEAAGGASTAKSFRETDEKGFREYETEVLKQLSAMGRLVVCAGDSAVQSSTNLALMRHGISLWLDVPLDMVAREMNENSFQLTASEIVSGDHLEVLTRLVARYEEMKGGYATADAKISLQKVASNLGYDELDSVTTEDMTLEVLKELEKLTRLKKMMEEAARPF is encoded by the exons ATGTATCGTTACAGAAGTCGGGAACTGAGCATAACTAACCCGTCGATGGAGATAACGGCACCACTACTTCCGACGATTTACTCATCCGTCCTTCTTAACCCCCAAGTTCCCTGTCGTTCGCTTCACATTCATGCTCATCAGTCCACTCGCTCACTGCGCACTTTTGTCAAACACAAGCCTCGATTTCAGAGACCTTCAATTTTTATCGACTTCCGCACTCCATTCCACAATTCCCTCACCACTACTTGCTCGCTTCCCGATGAAGCTGCTACTTCCG CTGCTGAGGTTGCTATGGATGAACCTTCTCTAACTGTGAAG aaAAAGGCAGCAGATATCTCCTCAGACCTTAAAGGAACTTCTATATTTCTTGTGG GAATGAAAAGTTCCATGAAAACCAGTCTGGGCAAACTTCTGGCGGAGGCATTAAGATATTATTATTTCGACAG TGATAGTTTGGTAGAGGAAGCAGCTGGTGGTGCATCTACTGCCAAATCTTTTAGGGAGACGGATGAAAAGGGATTTCGTGAATATGAG ACTGAAGTATTGAAGCAGTTATCAGCTATGGGTCGGCTTGTGGTCTGTGCTGGAGATAGTGCAGTCCAGAGTTCCACTAACCT GGCACTTATGAGACATGGCATTTCACTATGGCTTGATGTACCCTTGGACATGGTAGCTAGGGAGATGAATGAAAACAGTTTTCAACTTACTGCATCGGAGATAGTTTCTGGAGATCATTTAGAG GTACTTACTCGGTTGGTTGCCAGATATGAAGAAATGAAAGGAGGATATGCTACAGCTGATGCAAAAATTTCCTTGCAGA AAGTAGCTTCTAACTTGGGCTATGATGAGTTGGATTCAGTAACAACAGAGGATATGACTTTGGAG GTTCTAAAGGAATTAGAAAAACTGACAAGATTAAAGAAGATGATGGAAGAAGCAGCAAGACCCTTTTAG